The DNA segment CGCACGGTTTTCCAGGCCCAACACGAGGTCAAGCGGATATGGCGTGGGATGACAGCAAGCTAAACGAACTGAAGGCGAAGTATGGCGAAGCTCATGGCGGCGAGATGTTCGACCCGACCTTCCGCAAGGTTGCCGACAAGATCTTCTCCAAGAACGGCACGCGCCTTGCGCCGTACTCCGGCGTTCCGACCTTCCTGATGGCGCCCTATGTGCCTGTCGATGCCAACGAGCCGGATTTCGGCAATCTGCAGGTCGCCATTGTCGGCGTGCCGATGGATCTTGGCGTTACCAACCGTCCGGGCTCGCGTTTCGGGCCGCGCGCCATGCGCACCATCGAGCGCATCGGCCCCTATAATCACGTGCTCGGCTGCGCGCCCGTGCATGACCTGCGCGTGGCCGATATCGGCGACGTGCCGTTCCAGAGCCGCTACCGGCTCGAACTCAGCCATGACGATATCGAAAAGCGCATCAACCAGATCGTCGAGGCCGGCGTGGTTCCTCTTTCTGTCGGCGGCGACCACTCGATCAGCCATCCGATCCTGAAAGCCGTCGGCAAGAAGCGCCCGGTCGGCATGATCCATATCGACGCCCATTGCGATACCGGCGGCGCCTATGACCTCACCAAGTTCCATCATGGCGGTCCGT comes from the Pararhizobium qamdonense genome and includes:
- the speB gene encoding agmatinase produces the protein MAWDDSKLNELKAKYGEAHGGEMFDPTFRKVADKIFSKNGTRLAPYSGVPTFLMAPYVPVDANEPDFGNLQVAIVGVPMDLGVTNRPGSRFGPRAMRTIERIGPYNHVLGCAPVHDLRVADIGDVPFQSRYRLELSHDDIEKRINQIVEAGVVPLSVGGDHSISHPILKAVGKKRPVGMIHIDAHCDTGGAYDLTKFHHGGPFRNAVLDGVLDPTRTIQIGIRGSSEYLWEFSYESGMTVIHAEDVTGMGIPAIIEKAKAIVGDGPTYLSFDIDSVDPSFAPGTGTPEIGGLTTREVLELIRGLKGLNLVGGDVVEVAPQYDSTTNTAHVGSQVLFEILSLMVFSPFVNGTRD